One stretch of Cyclopterus lumpus isolate fCycLum1 chromosome 10, fCycLum1.pri, whole genome shotgun sequence DNA includes these proteins:
- the elovl6 gene encoding elongation of very long chain fatty acids protein 6, translating to MSVLALQEYEFERQFNEDEAIRWMQENWKKSFLFSALYVAFILGGRHVMKQREKFELRKPLVLWSLTLALFSIFGAIRTGSFMMYILMTKGLKQSVCDQSFYNGPVSKFWAYAFVLSKAPELGDTFFIVLRKQKLIFLHWYHHITVLLYSWYSYKDMVAGGGWFMTMNYLVHAVMYSYYALRAAGFKVSRKFAMFITLTQITQMLMGCVVNYLVYSWMQQGQECPSHMQNIVWSSLMYLSYFVLFVQFFYEAYFGKSKLTASAVAKKSE from the exons ATGTCGGTGCTAGCGCTGCAAGAGTACGAATTCGAGAGACAGTTCAACGAGGACGAAGCCATCCGATGGATGCAGGAGAACTG GAAGAAGTCGTTTCTCTTCTCTGCACTCTACGTTGCCTTCATCCTCGGTGGCCGCCATGTcatgaaacagagggagaagtTTGAGTTGAGGAAACCGCTGGTGCTCTGGTCGCTCACGCTGGCTCTATTCAG CATATTTGGTGCCATCCGCACCGGGAGTTTCATGATGTACATCCTGATGACCAAAGGGCTGAAACAGTCCGTTTGTGACCAGAGCTTTTACAACGGGCCCGTCAGCAAGTTCTGGGCATACGCCTTCGTACTTAGCAAAGCACCAGAACTGG GCGACACTTTCTTCATCGTCCTGAGGAAACAGAAGCTCATCTTCCTCCACTGGTACCACCACATCACCGTGCTGCTCTACTCCTGGTACTCCTACAAAGACATGGTGGCCGGCGGCGGGTGGTTCATGACCATGAACTACTTGGTCCACGCCGTCATGTACTCTTATTACGCCCTGCGGGCGGCCGGCTTCAAGGTGTCGCGCAAGTTCGCCATGTTCATCACCCTGACCCAGATCACCCAGATGCTGATGGGCTGCGTGGTCAACTACCTGGTGTACTCGTGGATGCAGCAGGGCCAGGAGTGTCCATCCCACATGCAGAACATTGTGTGGTCCTCCCTCATGTACCTCAGCTACTTTGTGCTCTTTGTCCAGTTCTTCTACGAGGCCTACTTTGGCAAGTCCAAATTAACGGCCTCGGCCGTCGCCAAGAAGAGTGAGTAA
- the egf gene encoding pro-epidermal growth factor yields the protein MDLDGKNQRRLVAGVGSSMLLDFHFREERVYWADKHTGVIYKASVRGAHRQKLYSSDKHISGLAVDWIWNRVYWTSGEKGKIKTMDINGKNERTLLRHLTQPHSVNVDPTSRFLFWLSGGTTPSIQRSDVTGQMKTTLIKMAGQLEALSIDREDNRLFWVQFGLQGEGAIASCDYNGNILHIMDRPLWSQSPGISVFLEHLYYTDAASRVIKQVNKYAGGEPLIVNIKQMAKPPVNIKVVHPLNQPMADSQSSVPGCDEQSGKCVNVCSGLAEQAACQCSEGFALSKQGTYCEDVNECAHWNHGCSLGCENIPGSYFCTCPKGYALLPDRKTCGEIVPCEGNTTRKCVHGCLITDKGAVCVCPEGSSLQEDGQACTGCSSADRGGCSQLCTPVAPSGRRCGCLPGYQLHQDGRRCMASGPPPYLLVANLVDVREIHPEGTGDRTLVEDPRGTIIALDYDPVQKNVYFASASRKTIERVDLNGGSRDVLVSDGLDSPEGLAIDWVHRRMYWTDKGRSNVDCSTLTGRNRETIVSKGLERPRGIAVHPLAKKLFWTDIGAHPVVERSSLEGKERTVIASTDLVSPSGLTIDFTEDRLFWCDQRRGRVETAALDGSDRQVLLENQVGRPFDLAVFEDRLWMSDGEHQQLRSVHKRTGRKLQRIRGDLVQPASIVVVHPLAKPGADVCLHLNGDCAQVCESKLGSAHCSCLSGHVLSADGRSCPPAGSSSGTAESGGSESDDSTFTENKTPLKTPDEAEPDLDSEPTLYTDKMVSDQSVCSALGCDVNAQCLLRAGSPSCLCLDGFTGDGQLCVELKTPSPWVTTGSPADVSTRHRDSNSVESCPSSHESYCLYQGVCFYFPEMESYACNCVSGYMGERCQFSDLEWWELQQAEEEKRRNVVIAACTVALVSLLSIAACVTYCYGTRTFFHKQPSVDNVSETSETDESVSETTTTSVARFYMAAVNGEEGMVIPAMGCPRRAVCPSCSSELGDNHASDESGTLSKHNRGYECSMVSAVAVETTQARCPSLKSVSDELM from the exons ATGGACCTCGATGGGAAGAACCAGAGAAGACTCGTGGCTGGAGTGGGAAGCTCCATGCTGCTGGACTTTCatttcagagaggagagagtcTACTGGGCTGACAAACACACGGGGGTCATCTACAAGGCGTCCGTGAGAGGAGCTCACAGACAG AAACTGTACTCATCTGACAAACATATCTCGGGCCTCGCAGTGGACTGGATTTGGAACCGTGTCTATTGGACGAgtggagaaaagggaaaaatcAAGACAATGGATATAAATGGGAAAAATGAAAGGACTCTTTTAAGACACTTGACCCAACCACATTCTGTAAACGTTGACCCCACTAGCAG GTTTCTTTTTTGGCTGTCTGGCGGGACGACCCCCAGTATCCAGCGGTCCGATGTGACAGGACAGATGAAAACGACACTCATTAAGATGGCCGGACAACTGGAAGCCCTGTCAATTGACCGAGAGGACAACAGACTGTTCTGGGTTCAGTTTGGTCTCCAAGGAGAGGGTGCCATTGCCTCTTGCGATTACAACGGCAACATCCTGCACATCATGGATCGGCCACTTTG GTCTCAGTCACCGGGGATATCAGTTTTCCTGGAGCACTTGTACTACACTGATGCAGCATCTCGGGTTataaaacaagtaaacaagtaCGCTGGTGGAGAGCCACTGATTGttaacataaaacaaatggCAAAACCCCCAGTTAATATCAAGGTGGTACATCCCCTCAACCAGCCAATGGCAGACTCCCAATCATCTGTTCCAG GTTGTGACGAACAGAGTGGAAAGTGCGTGAATGTGTGTTCCGGTCTGGCCGAGCAGGCGGCGTGCCAATGCAGTGAAGGCTTCGCTCTCAGTAAGCAAGGCACTTATTGCGAAG ATGTGAATGAATGTGCCCACTGGAACCACGGCTGCTCTCTGGGTTGTGAAAACATCCCCGGCTCCTATTTCTGTACCTGCCCTAAAGGGTATGCCCTCCTCCCGGACAGGAAGACATGTGGAG AAATCGTACCATGCGAAGGCAATACGACCAGGAAGTGCGTCCATGGGTGCCTGATAACGGACAAGggtgctgtctgtgtgtgtcctgaggGATCTTCACTGCAGGAGGATGGACAAGCCTGTACTG GCTGCTCGTCTGCAGACAGAGGGGGCTGCAGTCAGCTCTGTACTCCCGTCGCCCCGAGCGGGCGGCGCTGTGGTTGTCTGCCCGGCTACCAGCTCCACCAAGACGGCAGGCGCTGCATGGCCTCTG GACCGCCGCCGTATCTACTCGTGGCAAATCTGGTGGACGTACGAGAAATTCATCCTGAAGGcaccggggatcgaaccctcGTGGAGGATCCGAGGGGAACGATCATAGCTTTGGACTATGACCCTGTCCAGAAAAAT GTGTACTTTGCCAGCGCAAGCCGGAAGACAATCGAGCGGGTGGATCTGAACGGCGGGTCGAGGGACGTTCTGGTCTCTGATGGTTTGGACTCTCCGGAGGGACTGGCGATCGACTGGGTCCACCGCAGGATGTACTGGACGGATAAAGG CCGGTCCAATGTGGACTGCAGTACCTTAACTGGGCGGAACAGAGAAACCATCGTCAGCAAAGGGCTGGAAAGACCACGAGGAATCGCGGTTCACCCTTTGGCAAA GAAGTTGTTCTGGACTGACATAGGGGCCCATCCTGTCGTGGAAAGGTCCTCTTTGGAGGGGAAGGAGCGCACCGTCATCGCCAGCACCGACCTTGTGTCACCGAGCGGCCTGACCATCGACTTCACGGAGGACCGTCTGTTCTGGTGCGACCAGAGGAGGGGCCGGGTGGAGACCGCCGCTCTGGATGGCTCAGATCGACAGGTCCTGTTAGAGAACCAAGTAG GTCGACCTTTTGACCTTGCGGTATTTGAGGACAGGTTGTGGATGTCCGATGGGGAGCACCAGCAGCTGAGGAGCGTTCACAAGCGGACCGGGAGAAAACTGCAGCGCATCCGCGGCGACTTGGTCCAACCGGCGTCCATCGTGGTGGTTCATCCTCTTGCGAAACCAG GGGCCGACGTCTGCCTTCACCTGAATGGAGATTGCGCCCAGGTGTGCGAGAGCAAACTGGGATCCGCCCACTGCTCCTGCCTGTCGGGCCACGTCCTGTCAGCCGATGGAAGAAGCTGCCCGCCCGCCGGCTCCTCCAGTGGAACAGCGG AATCTGGAGGCAGCGAATCCGACGATTCGACGTTCACCGAGAACAAAACACCCCTGAAGACACCGGATGAAGCGGAGCCCGATCTGGACTCTGAGCCAACTCTCTACACGGACAAGATGGTTTCAG ACCAGAGCGTGTGCTCCGCCCTGGGCTGTGATGTCAACGCACAGTGCCTGCTGCGCGCCGGCAGCCCGAGCTGTCTGTGTCTCGATGGCTTTACCGGTGATGGACagctgtgtgtgg AGTTGAAGACCCCGTCGCCGTGGGTGACGACCGGCAGCCCCGCTGACGTCTCCACCCGGCACCGCGACAGTAACTCAGTGGAGAGTTGCCCGTCCTCCCACGAGTCCTACTGTCTGTACCAGGGCGTCTGCTTCTACTTTCCTGAGATGGAGTCCTACGCGTGCAA TTGTGTCTCGGGCTACATGGGGGAGCGTTGTCAGTTCAGCGACCTGGAGTGGTGGGAGCTTCAGCAGgccgaggaggagaagaggaggaacgtggTCATCGCGGCCTGCACGGTGGCCCTCGTTTCCCTGCTCTCCATCGCCGCCTGTGTCACCTACTGTTACGG AACCAGAACATTCTTCCACAAACAGCCCTCAGTGGACAACGTGAGCGAGACCAGCGAGACAGACGAGAGCGTGTCGGAGACCACCACGACCAGCGTGGCTCGG TTCTACATGGCGGCAGTAAATGGTGAGGAAGGAATGGTCATCCCGGCCATGGGCTGTCCCAGGAGAGCCGTCTGTCCTTCCTGCTCTTCAGAACTAG GTGACAACCATGCGTCTGATGAGTCGGGAACGTTGTCCAAACACAACCGAGGGTATGAGTGTTCCATGGTGTCGGCTGTTGCCGTGGAGACCACGCAAGCCCGCTGTCCATCGCTCAAGTCCGTCTCCGACGAGCTCATGTAG